A stretch of Arctopsyche grandis isolate Sample6627 chromosome 9, ASM5162203v2, whole genome shotgun sequence DNA encodes these proteins:
- the LOC143917334 gene encoding uncharacterized protein LOC143917334 has protein sequence MVQSDRAYSDIVHTGGYFKMKFIASLLTLALLSEACLAQLVYQQPIALQLAANHQNSGVPHKAVEINAAHESLLPPELLKSKKFYDDPRVAAALSKDSWFGDKESQVYEREAEKIPRERIYKLAKDAGFIRRR, from the exons ATGGTTCAATCGGATCGTGCATATTCCGATATCGTTCACACCGGCGGATAC TTCAAGATGAAGTTCATCGCCTCTTTGTTGACTTTGGCTCTCCTCTCCGAAGCCTGTCTGGCCCAACTGGTTTACCAGCAGCCGATCGCTCTGCAACTGGCAGCCAACCATCAAAATTCTGGTGTTCCACATAAGGCTGTTGAGATAAATGCTGCTCACGAATCACTCCTGCCCCCAGAACTTCTCAAGTCTAAGAAGTTCTATGACGATCCTCGCGTAGCTGCTGCCCTCTCTAAAGACTCCTGGTTCGGCGATAAGGAGTCTCAAGTCTACGAAAGGGAAGCTGAGAAGATTCCCAGAGAACGCATCTACAAGCTGGCTAAAGACGCTGGATTCATCAGGAGGAGATAG